One part of the Bdellovibrio bacteriovorus genome encodes these proteins:
- a CDS encoding pyruvate, water dikinase regulatory protein has protein sequence MDGDNKTYTIYILSDSTGETAATMIRAALVQYTTKDVNIIRCKNVRTETQAEAVIEECFERRGMLAYTVASQGLRAKIREMASGKGIPYFDLLGPLLSTLDTFFGQHSEDTVGALRAVDERYFKRIEAIEYTVKHDDGKTFAELDKADIVLVGISRTSKTPLSIFLSHKGWKVANVPLVLDTPLPEELFKIDQRRIVGLIIDMDSLQRIRKSRLEKFGQDPGGSYASMSHIAKEIEYAEKIFKVNRRWPVFNVTERALEETASEIVRIIAARLGLPDSVIF, from the coding sequence ATGGACGGCGACAACAAAACCTACACCATCTATATCCTTTCTGACAGCACGGGTGAAACCGCCGCAACGATGATCCGGGCGGCTTTGGTTCAATACACCACCAAAGACGTTAACATCATCCGCTGTAAAAACGTGCGCACCGAAACCCAGGCCGAGGCCGTCATCGAAGAATGCTTCGAGCGCCGTGGAATGCTGGCCTACACCGTTGCCAGCCAGGGCCTGCGCGCCAAGATCCGCGAAATGGCTTCCGGCAAAGGCATTCCCTACTTTGACCTTCTGGGCCCGCTGCTTTCCACCTTGGACACTTTCTTTGGTCAGCATTCCGAAGACACCGTGGGTGCCTTGCGTGCGGTCGATGAAAGATACTTCAAACGCATTGAAGCCATCGAATACACCGTCAAACACGATGACGGCAAAACCTTTGCCGAACTGGACAAGGCTGACATCGTTCTTGTCGGAATTTCCCGCACCAGTAAAACGCCGCTTTCCATCTTCCTGTCCCACAAGGGCTGGAAGGTCGCAAACGTCCCGCTGGTATTGGACACTCCCCTGCCGGAAGAATTGTTCAAGATCGATCAGCGCCGCATTGTGGGTTTGATCATCGATATGGATTCCCTGCAAAGAATCCGCAAAAGCCGCTTGGAAAAATTCGGTCAGGATCCGGGTGGTTCTTACGCTTCAATGTCTCATATCGCCAAAGAAATCGAATACGCTGAAAAGATCTTTAAGGTGAATCGCCGCTGGCCGGTCTTCAACGTCACCGAACGTGCGTTGGAAGAAACAGCCAGTGAGATCGTGCGAATCATCGCCGCCCGTCTGGGCCTTCCTGACAGCGTTATCTTTTAA
- a CDS encoding rhomboid family intramembrane serine protease: MNRGVTFQTAPMTPVVKWLLIINVAIWFVFQVILEGFLRVPFTSIFGLFPGKVLFDFHIWQPFTYMFLHSMQVTHILFNMLMLWFFGAELEQRWGSKFFLIYYLVAGVGAAILYCLGVWVYALITGSQTGLIVPVVGASGAVFGLLLAQGMIFGERIVYFFMLFPMKTKYFVALMGLVQLASLMTSSVAGGEVAYLAHLGGIVAGFICLKMKGWFDRNEWKKKAKSKGRNLRLVVNNEKNEKPPKYWN; this comes from the coding sequence ATGAATAGAGGCGTGACTTTCCAAACAGCTCCCATGACTCCGGTGGTGAAGTGGCTGCTGATCATCAATGTGGCTATCTGGTTTGTTTTCCAAGTGATCTTGGAAGGTTTCCTGCGTGTTCCTTTCACGTCCATCTTTGGCCTGTTCCCGGGTAAGGTGCTGTTCGACTTCCATATCTGGCAGCCGTTCACATACATGTTCCTGCACTCCATGCAGGTGACCCATATTCTGTTTAATATGCTGATGCTGTGGTTCTTCGGAGCCGAGCTTGAGCAGCGCTGGGGTTCCAAGTTCTTCCTGATCTACTATCTGGTAGCCGGGGTGGGCGCGGCGATCCTGTACTGCCTGGGTGTGTGGGTTTATGCCCTGATCACGGGTTCTCAAACTGGTCTGATTGTGCCGGTGGTGGGGGCTTCGGGGGCGGTCTTCGGTCTTTTGCTGGCGCAGGGGATGATCTTCGGCGAGCGCATCGTGTACTTCTTTATGCTGTTCCCGATGAAGACCAAGTATTTCGTGGCTTTGATGGGTCTGGTGCAGTTGGCCTCCCTTATGACTTCCAGCGTCGCGGGCGGGGAAGTGGCTTATCTGGCTCACTTGGGCGGGATCGTGGCCGGCTTTATCTGCCTTAAAATGAAGGGCTGGTTTGACCGGAATGAATGGAAAAAGAAGGCCAAGAGCAAGGGCCGGAACCTGAGATTAGTTGTTAATAACGAAAAGAACGAAAAACCTCCGAAATACTGGAACTAA
- a CDS encoding L,D-transpeptidase family protein produces the protein MRLLLTGCALFALSLPVMAGPAVAPSSQIETDLLPASLLQISETEAFSRYVFLVDKEQRKLSVFERNGELIQKITEYPADIGKMGGNKTKRDDHKTPEGIYFLQERLSQPKIPFSLYGALAFTTNYPNLFDKRENKTGSGIWLHAIPDSVPLTRGSRGCVVVRNDVIKKLADYIKLGETPILIFDHVNYVSKSEHDKRRQDLSRFVESWRQAWENQDIEKYQTFYDEGFKAPGFNYKSWMSHKKNLKSKYEYIKVHLSQPYIVQHNDQLLVKTLQRYESDKHVDYGVKTIYALKSGDTYKIIREEWAPFSQQEVAAAIARENSMTASSQKTQ, from the coding sequence ATGAGACTATTGCTCACGGGCTGTGCTTTATTTGCGTTGAGTCTGCCGGTTATGGCGGGCCCTGCTGTCGCGCCGTCTTCTCAAATTGAAACAGACCTGCTGCCTGCTTCCCTGCTTCAGATTTCTGAAACCGAAGCCTTTTCCCGCTATGTGTTCCTGGTGGATAAAGAGCAGCGCAAACTTTCTGTGTTTGAGCGCAATGGTGAATTGATTCAAAAAATCACCGAGTACCCTGCTGACATCGGCAAAATGGGTGGCAACAAAACCAAACGTGATGATCATAAAACTCCGGAAGGCATTTACTTCCTGCAAGAGCGTTTGAGCCAGCCAAAAATTCCGTTCAGTCTTTACGGGGCTTTGGCCTTCACGACGAACTATCCAAATCTTTTCGACAAACGCGAAAACAAAACCGGTTCCGGAATCTGGTTGCATGCGATTCCCGACTCGGTGCCTTTGACCCGCGGCTCTCGTGGCTGTGTCGTTGTTCGCAACGACGTGATCAAGAAGCTTGCGGACTATATCAAATTGGGTGAAACACCTATTTTGATTTTTGATCACGTGAACTATGTTTCCAAATCTGAACACGACAAGCGCCGCCAGGATCTAAGCCGCTTCGTGGAAAGCTGGAGACAGGCCTGGGAAAATCAGGACATTGAAAAATACCAGACCTTCTATGACGAAGGCTTCAAGGCTCCGGGCTTCAATTACAAGTCCTGGATGAGCCACAAAAAGAATCTGAAGTCCAAATACGAGTACATCAAAGTTCACCTGTCCCAACCGTACATCGTTCAACACAACGATCAGTTGCTGGTGAAAACTCTGCAGCGCTATGAATCCGACAAACACGTCGATTATGGTGTGAAGACAATCTATGCCCTCAAGTCCGGTGACACTTATAAAATCATCCGAGAAGAGTGGGCTCCGTTCAGTCAGCAGGAAGTGGCGGCCGCGATTGCTCGCGAAAACTCCATGACAGCTTCCTCCCAAAAAACCCAATAG
- a CDS encoding M16 family metallopeptidase: MKRISTLLLGLSLSLSAYAVDPTPAPKAPEKDVIGTIQGWAPKNDMKISLPVTKFTLENGLTVLLLEDHAVPMVSYHTWYRVGSRDESPGVTGAAHMLEHMMFKGAKKYDGKSFDRIFHENGITNNAFTTNDYTGFYENLPSSKLELVMDMEVDRMSSLLISPEDLKSEKEVVKEERRWRVDNNPMGLLRELMMGTIFKVHPYKWPVIGYMKDIEAYDSEKLRYFYNTFYVPNNAVLVVVGDFNTSKVKSLIEKYYGKLPSRPLPERKYPSEPAQKVQQNATLRKDVQNTSFVVAFKSPKQGQPDMYALDLAANILGYGTSSRLHKRLVYQKQAATSAYAYNYAMQDEGMFAVGVNLKPGQTSQESLDIVYNEIWKLRNQKVSEAELEKAKTQVMKDLVDSLKTMDGKARALAVNEIVTGSYESLFTDLEKYQAVTADDIKRVADKYTQQTQRSIITLEPKVKKEQ, encoded by the coding sequence ATGAAACGGATTTCAACTTTGCTCCTGGGGCTGAGCCTGTCCCTGTCTGCTTACGCCGTGGACCCAACCCCTGCACCGAAAGCTCCGGAAAAAGACGTTATCGGAACCATTCAAGGATGGGCTCCGAAAAACGACATGAAGATTTCCCTGCCAGTGACAAAGTTCACGCTGGAAAACGGTCTGACAGTGCTTCTTTTGGAAGACCACGCCGTTCCGATGGTCAGCTATCACACCTGGTATCGCGTGGGTTCCCGCGATGAATCCCCGGGAGTGACGGGGGCCGCACACATGCTGGAACATATGATGTTTAAGGGTGCTAAGAAGTATGACGGTAAGTCCTTTGACCGTATCTTCCACGAAAATGGCATCACCAATAATGCATTCACCACCAATGACTACACGGGCTTTTATGAAAACCTGCCAAGCTCCAAGCTGGAGCTGGTCATGGACATGGAAGTGGATCGCATGAGTTCACTGCTGATCAGCCCGGAAGATCTGAAAAGCGAAAAAGAAGTCGTGAAAGAAGAACGCCGCTGGAGAGTCGACAACAATCCCATGGGCCTGCTGCGTGAGTTGATGATGGGAACGATCTTCAAAGTGCATCCTTATAAATGGCCGGTGATTGGCTATATGAAGGACATCGAGGCTTATGATTCTGAAAAGCTTCGCTACTTCTATAACACTTTCTATGTGCCGAACAATGCGGTGCTGGTGGTGGTGGGGGATTTCAATACCTCCAAAGTGAAAAGCCTGATTGAAAAATACTATGGCAAACTGCCGTCCCGTCCTTTGCCGGAAAGAAAATACCCTTCCGAACCTGCACAGAAAGTTCAGCAGAACGCAACTTTGCGCAAAGACGTTCAAAACACTTCGTTCGTGGTTGCTTTCAAGAGCCCGAAGCAGGGTCAGCCTGATATGTATGCTCTTGATTTGGCGGCCAACATTCTGGGCTATGGCACTTCCAGCCGTTTGCACAAGCGTCTGGTGTATCAGAAACAGGCCGCCACCTCAGCCTATGCCTATAACTATGCCATGCAGGATGAAGGTATGTTCGCGGTGGGTGTAAACCTGAAGCCGGGCCAGACCTCTCAGGAGTCTTTGGATATCGTCTACAACGAAATCTGGAAACTGCGTAATCAGAAAGTTTCTGAAGCCGAGCTGGAAAAAGCCAAAACCCAGGTGATGAAGGATCTTGTGGATTCTTTGAAAACCATGGACGGCAAAGCGCGCGCCCTGGCCGTGAACGAGATTGTGACTGGCAGCTATGAAAGCCTGTTCACAGATCTGGAAAAATACCAGGCCGTGACAGCGGATGACATTAAACGAGTGGCCGACAAATACACCCAACAAACACAGCGCTCGATCATCACCCTTGAACCCAAAGTGAAAAAGGAACAGTAG
- a CDS encoding M16 family metallopeptidase: MRNLALALTLPLVCTAVVSCSSSGKKTVSKPPSDGYVTKGNGSFKLQPYKEITLSNGLKVFFIHDSSLPRVSLTLMMKTGSMQEGSQKPGLNALTAYLLEQGTQSRDALKLADEFGQLGSSVDVSPGADVTTVYADSLSAGADTLLSLFADVAMNPAFKDAEIGRMRSQMLAALQKKIDNPSSFADEKMDQFIFGSHPYGRDTNGTPDGLRSINKQDIIKHYLTFYRPNNASLAVVGSFDLAFENRIQEVFGKWTKRTIPEVAVDAPPVNESLQVKLIVKKGLQQTQIRMGQLGIARKNDDFLRLRLANETVGGSFASRLNQKVRDDQGLTYSIYSYFDVRKERGSYDVTTFTKNETAAKTMEEALKVVSDFASSGATEQEVAAGRNQLIGQFPRAIETADRLAYNLLALDFYGIPVDYLTDYNKTVGNIKPKDANAAFKKAVEPAKFKVLVYGDEKIIPQFEKYKPTIERIK, translated from the coding sequence ATGAGAAATTTAGCCTTAGCTTTGACTTTGCCTTTGGTGTGCACTGCGGTTGTTTCCTGCTCCAGTTCCGGTAAAAAAACGGTCAGCAAGCCGCCATCTGATGGCTATGTGACCAAGGGGAATGGTTCTTTCAAACTTCAGCCCTACAAGGAAATCACACTTTCAAACGGTCTGAAGGTGTTCTTCATTCATGACAGTTCGTTGCCTCGGGTCAGTCTGACCCTGATGATGAAAACCGGCAGCATGCAGGAAGGGTCTCAGAAGCCAGGCCTGAATGCGCTGACAGCTTATTTGCTCGAGCAGGGAACACAAAGCCGTGATGCCCTGAAGCTGGCGGATGAATTTGGTCAGTTGGGCTCTTCGGTGGATGTTTCCCCGGGAGCGGACGTGACGACGGTGTATGCCGATTCATTGTCCGCCGGTGCTGACACTTTACTAAGTCTGTTTGCGGATGTCGCGATGAATCCGGCATTTAAAGATGCTGAAATCGGGCGTATGCGTTCGCAGATGCTGGCGGCATTGCAAAAGAAGATCGACAATCCTTCTTCGTTTGCTGATGAAAAAATGGATCAGTTTATTTTTGGCAGCCATCCCTATGGACGGGATACCAATGGCACCCCCGACGGTTTGCGTTCTATCAACAAGCAGGACATCATCAAGCATTATCTGACATTCTATCGTCCGAACAATGCCTCCCTGGCAGTGGTGGGAAGCTTCGATCTGGCTTTTGAAAACAGAATTCAGGAGGTTTTCGGCAAGTGGACCAAACGCACTATTCCGGAAGTGGCCGTGGATGCGCCGCCAGTAAATGAGTCCCTGCAGGTCAAACTTATTGTCAAAAAGGGTCTGCAGCAGACTCAGATTCGCATGGGGCAGTTGGGTATTGCCCGCAAAAATGACGATTTCCTGCGCCTGCGTCTGGCCAATGAGACTGTGGGTGGCAGCTTTGCCAGCCGCCTGAATCAGAAAGTGCGTGACGATCAGGGGCTGACTTATTCGATCTATTCCTACTTTGATGTGCGTAAAGAACGCGGCAGTTACGATGTGACGACGTTTACGAAAAATGAAACGGCGGCAAAGACCATGGAAGAGGCTCTGAAGGTGGTTTCTGACTTTGCCTCCAGTGGCGCCACCGAACAGGAAGTGGCAGCGGGTCGCAACCAGTTGATCGGGCAGTTCCCACGGGCCATTGAAACGGCCGACCGATTGGCTTACAACCTTCTGGCCTTGGACTTTTATGGCATTCCGGTGGATTACCTGACGGACTATAATAAAACAGTCGGGAACATCAAACCGAAGGATGCCAACGCCGCCTTCAAAAAAGCGGTGGAACCGGCGAAGTTCAAGGTTCTGGTCTATGGGGATGAAAAGATCATTCCACAGTTTGAAAAGTACAAGCCGACCATTGAGCGAATCAAATAA
- a CDS encoding GTP cyclohydrolase produces MEKFSQSLVSTITNLQKRLESVLENDFEAKVEASERHAHFEPSRDLSLVRGLSLGLPEDHIDRAIVVFSRLALLFDAGVMLENHDGQWKAQAYFHKGATHLLKNNSKSFVKIPQMNLLSVLSTASQPMLEKLQLQHLDPDNKTSCLLIKASPDFAFILFSGMADLWLKEHVENVRRALINGLAD; encoded by the coding sequence ATGGAGAAATTTTCGCAGTCTTTGGTGTCAACAATCACAAACCTTCAGAAACGACTTGAGTCTGTTCTGGAAAATGATTTTGAAGCCAAGGTGGAAGCGTCAGAGCGCCATGCGCACTTTGAACCTTCCCGCGATCTGTCTTTGGTGCGCGGCCTTTCTTTGGGTCTGCCGGAAGATCATATTGATCGTGCGATTGTGGTGTTCTCGCGTCTGGCCTTGTTGTTTGATGCCGGCGTTATGCTGGAAAATCACGACGGTCAGTGGAAAGCGCAGGCTTATTTCCATAAAGGTGCGACTCACCTTTTGAAAAACAACTCCAAGTCCTTTGTTAAAATCCCTCAGATGAATCTATTGTCAGTGCTTTCCACGGCGTCCCAGCCGATGCTGGAAAAACTGCAGTTACAGCATCTGGATCCGGACAATAAAACGTCCTGCCTTTTGATCAAAGCCAGCCCTGACTTTGCCTTTATTCTTTTCTCGGGCATGGCCGACCTGTGGCTGAAAGAACATGTCGAAAACGTGCGTCGCGCCCTGATCAACGGACTTGCTGACTGA
- a CDS encoding Fe(3+) ABC transporter substrate-binding protein yields MRILSAIVTLLAAVSVQAKTDKLVLYSSYDGERLAPILQPFTQATGIEVEVVFASSTDLLKQLETEGLNSRADLYLDKDIVYMGEANRKGFLQSFTSQGVTEKVPSHLISDDKNWFLLFYRARTVMYNTQKVNPEDLKTYADLGDPKWKGQLCVRTSKNSYNEAMAAYFIKHFGEIQATALLESWVKNFAVEPLKGDRDVIAAIANGTCAIGVANTYYLAPIVRDDVNYPVGVRFLEQDKVGAHINGVGIGITKSSKNTAAANAFLEFMVSKPVQEAVAGGFSQYPASKEADMAPILKEFGGFAEDMTNVNAVSELVPAGIELMKKAGYK; encoded by the coding sequence ATGAGAATTTTGAGCGCAATCGTGACTCTGTTGGCGGCTGTGTCCGTTCAGGCTAAAACTGACAAGTTGGTACTTTATTCCTCTTATGACGGCGAAAGACTTGCGCCAATCCTGCAACCATTCACTCAAGCCACGGGCATTGAAGTGGAAGTGGTGTTTGCATCCTCGACTGATCTTTTGAAACAACTTGAAACTGAAGGTTTGAACTCCCGCGCGGATCTTTATCTGGATAAAGACATCGTTTACATGGGTGAGGCGAACCGCAAAGGTTTCCTGCAGTCCTTCACATCCCAGGGTGTGACTGAAAAAGTTCCTTCTCATTTGATCTCTGACGACAAGAACTGGTTCCTGTTGTTCTATCGTGCACGCACGGTGATGTACAACACCCAGAAAGTGAATCCGGAAGATCTGAAAACCTATGCGGACCTGGGCGATCCTAAATGGAAAGGTCAGTTGTGCGTAAGAACCTCCAAAAACAGCTATAACGAAGCAATGGCTGCTTACTTCATCAAACACTTCGGTGAAATCCAGGCAACAGCGCTGCTTGAATCATGGGTGAAAAACTTTGCCGTAGAGCCTTTGAAAGGTGACCGTGACGTGATCGCGGCTATCGCCAACGGCACTTGCGCGATCGGTGTTGCCAACACGTACTATCTGGCGCCGATTGTTCGTGATGATGTGAATTATCCAGTGGGCGTTCGTTTCCTTGAGCAGGACAAAGTTGGTGCGCACATCAACGGTGTGGGTATCGGTATCACCAAGTCCTCCAAAAATACGGCGGCAGCCAATGCGTTCCTTGAATTCATGGTTTCCAAGCCGGTTCAGGAAGCGGTTGCTGGTGGTTTCAGTCAGTACCCTGCCAGCAAAGAAGCCGACATGGCGCCAATCCTGAAAGAGTTCGGTGGTTTTGCTGAAGACATGACCAACGTAAATGCGGTTTCTGAGCTTGTGCCAGCAGGCATCGAGCTGATGAAAAAAGCGGGTTACAAATAG
- a CDS encoding methyl-accepting chemotaxis protein → MKKSYSIQVKLAVPIILIALLVLGTMTFLMARNSHDNAEKAATEKTVAMGRAYATEMRLEVERGLDISRNVAHILESFKKRGNTGRSQVAEALREILEKNKFVIGTWTGWEPNAWDGKDSEYVSVQGHDETGRFVPYLNWEKGKSSLTPLVGYAKQGEGDYYLVPKQRLKETMVEPYLYPIDGVQVLMTSAVVPIVIDGKFVGVAGVDLPLKDLQKKAAGIKPFETSQAFLVTAQGNYVSHPDEALITKAAEYPFEADKFKAAISKGEELVITGVDPKDSLEYLYVVSPMNVGATEEPWALIVRTPTKTVLAEASAAVWTQIIISLTGIFVLLAAVMMIARYISKSVSGLAEKLQNSGDLVSSAIHQLSIAGQSLSESSSSSAASLEETVAALEEMTSMVKMNSDNAKQAAALSAQSSETAVQGEKEMGELLSSMNEISASSKQIEEIINVIDDIAFQTNLLALNASVEAARAGEHGKGFAVVAEAVRTLAQRSASAAKDITGLIKESVEKIERGTHKSAKSGEMLKAIVTSVKKVSDLNNEISMASEEQSTGISQISKAMNQLDQSVQSNAASSEEIAGTAQEINTQAAIMKNVVDELNNVVYGDRGVEAPVAKLASGTSSHSDMDEEGWKAA, encoded by the coding sequence ATGAAAAAAAGCTATTCAATTCAGGTGAAGCTGGCAGTGCCGATCATTCTTATCGCCTTGCTGGTGTTGGGAACGATGACATTCCTGATGGCTCGCAACAGTCATGACAATGCGGAAAAAGCCGCAACGGAAAAGACGGTGGCCATGGGAAGGGCGTATGCCACGGAAATGCGTTTGGAAGTGGAACGCGGCCTGGATATTTCCCGCAACGTGGCTCACATTCTTGAGTCCTTCAAAAAGCGCGGTAACACCGGCCGCTCCCAGGTCGCTGAAGCTTTGCGCGAGATTCTGGAAAAAAACAAATTCGTGATCGGTACATGGACGGGCTGGGAGCCGAATGCCTGGGATGGCAAGGACTCTGAATACGTGTCTGTGCAAGGCCACGATGAAACCGGTCGTTTTGTTCCGTACCTGAACTGGGAAAAGGGCAAGTCCTCATTGACGCCGCTGGTGGGTTACGCCAAGCAGGGTGAGGGTGACTATTATCTTGTGCCAAAACAGCGTTTGAAAGAAACCATGGTGGAGCCTTATCTGTACCCAATTGATGGGGTGCAGGTGTTGATGACTTCTGCGGTTGTGCCTATCGTGATTGATGGTAAATTCGTCGGCGTGGCGGGTGTGGATCTGCCGCTGAAGGACCTTCAGAAAAAAGCGGCGGGAATCAAGCCGTTTGAAACTTCACAAGCCTTCCTGGTGACGGCCCAAGGGAACTATGTTTCCCATCCGGATGAAGCATTGATCACCAAAGCGGCGGAATACCCGTTTGAAGCGGATAAATTCAAAGCGGCTATCAGTAAAGGTGAAGAACTGGTTATCACCGGCGTTGATCCGAAAGACAGCCTTGAGTACCTGTATGTGGTGTCTCCAATGAACGTGGGCGCAACAGAAGAGCCTTGGGCATTGATCGTTAGAACTCCGACCAAGACTGTTTTGGCGGAAGCCAGTGCGGCGGTATGGACTCAAATCATCATTTCTTTGACCGGCATCTTTGTGCTGTTGGCGGCAGTGATGATGATTGCGCGCTATATCTCCAAGTCCGTCAGCGGTCTTGCTGAAAAATTGCAGAACTCCGGTGATCTGGTTTCTTCTGCGATCCATCAGTTGTCCATTGCAGGTCAGTCCCTTTCTGAATCTTCAAGTTCTTCCGCAGCTTCGTTGGAAGAAACGGTGGCAGCTTTGGAAGAAATGACTTCCATGGTGAAAATGAATTCAGACAATGCGAAACAGGCGGCGGCGCTTTCCGCGCAGTCTTCTGAAACGGCGGTTCAGGGTGAAAAAGAGATGGGCGAGTTGCTGTCTTCCATGAATGAGATTTCAGCATCGTCCAAACAAATCGAAGAAATCATCAACGTGATTGATGATATCGCCTTCCAGACAAACTTGCTGGCCCTGAATGCCTCGGTCGAGGCGGCACGTGCCGGTGAACACGGTAAAGGTTTCGCCGTGGTTGCGGAAGCGGTTCGTACTTTGGCGCAAAGATCTGCATCGGCGGCCAAAGACATCACGGGTCTGATCAAGGAATCCGTTGAAAAGATCGAGCGCGGAACACACAAATCCGCCAAATCCGGTGAAATGCTGAAGGCCATCGTGACGTCTGTGAAGAAGGTTTCTGATTTGAACAACGAGATTTCCATGGCCAGCGAAGAGCAGTCCACAGGTATTTCTCAGATTTCAAAAGCGATGAACCAACTGGATCAGTCGGTGCAGTCCAATGCGGCTTCTTCTGAAGAAATCGCGGGCACGGCTCAAGAGATCAATACTCAGGCAGCCATTATGAAAAATGTCGTTGATGAGCTGAACAATGTTGTGTACGGGGACAGAGGCGTTGAAGCACCTGTCGCCAAACTGGCATCAGGGACAAGTTCGCACTCTGACATGGACGAAGAAGGCTGGAAAGCAGCTTAA
- a CDS encoding flagellar basal body-associated FliL family protein → MAEAQETSAKPKNTAMLFQIVFAVLNLAVMGAGGYMVYASTMGWESPKITEEDADRELASVSDEADLAPLVYTMDKFTVNLGGEPKRTIRLEINLQMLGKEGFEEVMEPENRAKARDRIVRLLNEKPFSDLDSIQGKLFLKDKIAGEVNGILRRGVVKDVFFSDFVVQ, encoded by the coding sequence ATGGCTGAAGCACAAGAGACGTCTGCAAAACCAAAGAATACCGCCATGCTATTTCAGATTGTCTTCGCAGTCCTGAATTTGGCTGTGATGGGCGCGGGTGGTTACATGGTCTATGCCTCGACGATGGGATGGGAAAGTCCCAAAATCACCGAAGAAGATGCCGATCGCGAACTGGCCTCTGTTTCTGATGAAGCGGATCTGGCGCCTTTGGTTTATACCATGGATAAGTTCACGGTGAATCTGGGCGGCGAGCCAAAGCGCACCATCCGTCTGGAGATCAACCTGCAGATGCTGGGTAAAGAGGGTTTTGAAGAGGTGATGGAGCCGGAAAACCGCGCCAAAGCCCGTGACCGCATTGTCCGCCTGCTCAATGAAAAACCGTTTTCAGACCTCGACAGCATTCAGGGCAAGCTGTTCCTGAAAGACAAGATTGCCGGTGAAGTGAATGGTATTCTTCGTCGTGGTGTTGTGAAGGATGTTTTCTTCTCTGACTTCGTCGTTCAATAA
- a CDS encoding LysR family transcriptional regulator: MKNLYQLTTFVTVISEGSMTAAADKLYLTQPAVSQQIRNLEEDLGVELLVRGVRSIKATPQGEVLYEYAKKIIHLTQQAEIAIKSIGNQMKGQLRIGTLNSLGLHVMSPIVGRLMRHNPELTLKIEYDRGEELIKGYKKGQYDVLILPDVQTEFASELESSEQRFLLKEEMWLVGSSKDEKMPQQIMVKDMGSFPLVDFTEEFPAFYSELHGKIQTQGAKVNSIFESSNVGTLKRVIEAGLGWGFLPAHSIKKQVRSGRLNRVYVKDMHYEIDLMFYYKKNSDSRALVEVFYQTLAQQEKG; the protein is encoded by the coding sequence GTGAAGAACCTTTATCAGCTGACCACCTTTGTGACTGTCATCAGCGAAGGGAGCATGACTGCTGCGGCAGATAAGCTCTATCTGACTCAACCTGCGGTGTCTCAGCAGATTCGCAATCTGGAGGAAGATCTAGGTGTGGAGCTCCTGGTAAGGGGCGTGCGCTCAATCAAGGCCACTCCTCAAGGGGAGGTGCTTTATGAGTATGCCAAGAAGATCATTCATCTGACCCAACAGGCTGAAATCGCGATTAAATCCATCGGTAATCAAATGAAGGGACAGTTGCGAATTGGGACACTGAACTCTTTGGGCTTGCACGTGATGAGTCCCATTGTGGGACGTCTGATGCGCCACAACCCGGAACTGACCCTGAAGATTGAGTACGATCGTGGGGAAGAGCTGATCAAGGGATACAAAAAAGGCCAGTACGACGTGCTGATTCTGCCGGATGTCCAAACCGAGTTTGCTTCCGAGCTTGAAAGCAGTGAGCAGCGTTTCTTGTTAAAAGAAGAAATGTGGCTTGTGGGTTCAAGCAAAGACGAAAAAATGCCCCAACAAATCATGGTGAAGGACATGGGATCTTTCCCGCTGGTGGATTTTACTGAAGAGTTCCCGGCTTTTTACAGTGAACTGCACGGAAAGATCCAGACCCAAGGGGCGAAGGTCAATTCGATCTTTGAATCATCCAACGTCGGAACTTTGAAGCGCGTGATCGAGGCGGGGTTGGGCTGGGGGTTCCTGCCGGCTCACTCCATCAAGAAACAGGTGCGTTCAGGCCGTTTGAATCGGGTGTACGTCAAAGACATGCACTATGAAATCGATCTGATGTTCTATTATAAGAAGAACTCGGACAGCCGTGCTTTGGTCGAGGTGTTCTATCAGACCTTGGCCCAGCAGGAAAAAGGCTGA